Proteins found in one Brachypodium distachyon strain Bd21 chromosome 5, Brachypodium_distachyon_v3.0, whole genome shotgun sequence genomic segment:
- the LOC100831514 gene encoding uncharacterized protein LOC100831514 produces MAAAADEWRCRKHPRAPGGGVCAHCLRDRLLRLCPDCARARPCPCAAASSPSSSSSSAASGSAAAVGRVCSLIERERRIGRSRSVAASGAGGIGVGGEEKQRKSSRVLGWVSFRKPAAGGRGLEAEDQQQEGDEKGDDATAAALARSRSVSAAAAEAKGGANSKAGSGWGRFLPGPIKALRHRKSSRAGAGSRGDRREIVR; encoded by the coding sequence atggcggccgccgcggacgaGTGGCGGTGCCGGAAGCACCCGCGggcgccgggcggcggcgtgtgCGCGCACTGCCTCCGCGaccggctcctccgcctctgccCCGACtgcgcgcgggcgcggcccTGTCCctgcgcggcggcgtcctccccgtcttcctcgtcgtcctcggcggcctccggcagcgccgccgccgtgggaCGCGTGTGCAGCCTCATCGAGCGGGAGCGCCGGATCGGGCGGTCGCGGTCCGTCGCGGCGTCCGGAGCCGGCGGCATTGGCgttggcggcgaggagaagCAGCGCAAGTCGTCCAGGGTCCTCGGGTGGGTCTCGTTCcggaagccggcggcgggtgggaGGGGATTGGAGGCGGAAGATCAGCAGCAGGAGGGGGACGAGAAAGGAGATgacgcgacggcggcggcattgGCGCGCTCGAGATCTGtttccgcggcggcggcggaggcgaaaGGAGGGGCGAATTCGAAGGCGGGATCAGGGTGGGGCAGGTTCCTTCCCGGCccgatcaaggcgctgcgccACCGCAAGTCctcgcgcgccggcgccggctctAGAGGCGATCGGCGAGAGATTGTGAGGTGA
- the LOC100825066 gene encoding WEB family protein At5g16730, chloroplastic produces the protein MLGSKSKSGLAEAKSDGKPEAKGSGKPEGKGSGRPEPKSNGKGTPPTPKGETPPTPKGERPRKPAVPKANAAYSTPPSAPRPADKSPRSSDRKSPKGATRITTTTPPPPEKPGKVAKPSQELQAQLDAVQEELKKAMGQLVEKEEEKGKVLEELECAKKVADEANAKLKEALDVKSRAVEDEKSNAVELEQVSIDSANTKEDELRRKLKTMQSQQESDAAALHSTVEQLEKARYELADAIDAKNWALSQADDAMRASEVNTQKIELLNAEVERLKGLLDSEVESKSKEAAEEIGKLEAENSTLKLELEKGKLAEKRVIELEGVVEQLRVDVANAKKECSKSDELVEEWKKKAQLLEFQLDEADQSIILKGKSLDSVMEELDETSTLLQNKESEAAVLQDNVRSLEEEVARLKEDIDLSSERLDAAEKEAADLSAEVEGLRLKLQAVEEEKMEALNNDELASSEIATLTEQKNELAKELEASKDEVEKVKKAMEGLASALHEMSAESREAQEKYLIKQEEIERARAQVDELNMSLQNAKESYEVMLDEVNYEKVCLKKSVERMEAEAKNVSDEWQSKEQSFVNSIRKSEEEVVAIKAQMDKYLAVVNEKETENAELLEKMNHLEAQLMEANKTSEEAKAETSQWKDKLLDKENELQNIKQENEDLQAKESAAFEKIKELSSLVPNAKDGARNGSNKEDDNDNGGCEDDEPVVVVAKMWENSKVTDYDSSKEKENDGESEVDLESNKGETTLDSNGLQSTKINNGSTSPTKQQQKKKPLLKKFGGLLKKRSQT, from the exons ATGCTGGGCTCCAAGAGCAA ATCCGGTCTGGCCGAGGCCAAGAGCGACGGCAAGCCGGAGGCGAAGGGGAGCGGCAAGCCGGAGGGCAAGGGAAGCGGCAGGCCGGAGCCGAAGAGCAACGGCAAAGGCACGCCACCGACACCCAAGGGCGAGACGCCGCCCACGCCCAAGGGCGAGAGGCCCCGGAAGCCGGCTGTGCCCAAGGCGAATGCTGCCTACAGCACGCCGCCCagcgcgccgcggccggccgATAAGTCTCCCAGGTCGTCCGACCGCAAGTCGCCCAAGGGCGCCACCCggatcaccaccaccactcctcctcctccagag AAGCCAGGGAAGGTTGCCAAGCCGTCTCAGGAGCTGCAGGCTCAGCTTGATGCCGTCCAAGAAGAGCTCAAGAAGGCTATGGGGCAGTTggtggagaaggaagaagagaaagggaaAGTTCTCGAGGAACTGGAGTGCGCCAAGAAGGTGGCTGATGAGGCCAATGCGAAGCTCAAGGAGGCGCTCGATGTGAAGAGCAGGGCTGTGGAGGATGAGAAGTCTAATGCCGTGGAATTGGAGCAGGTGAGCATTGATTCTGCAAACACCAAGGAAGATGAGCTGCGGAGGAAGCTCAAGACCATGCAGAGCCAGCAGGAGTCTGACGCAGCTGCACTGCATTCAACGGTGGAGCAGCTTGAGAAGGCAAGATATGAACTTGCCGATGCAATTGATGCCAAGAATTGGGCGCTTAGCCAGGCAGATGATGCCATGAGGGCTTCTGAGGTGAATACTCAGAAAATCGAGCTCCTCAACGCGGAGGTGGAGCGTCTGAAAGGGCTGCTTGATTCCGAGGTGGAGAGCAAGTCGAAAGAAGCTGCTGAGGAAATTGGAAAGCTTGAGGCAGAGAACTCTACGTTAAAGCTTGAACTAGAGAAAGGAAAGCTAGCTGAGAAGAGGGTGATTGAATTGGAGGGTGTGGTTGAACAGCTTAGAGTTGATGTTGCTAATGCTAAGAAGGAATGCTCAAAGTCAGATGAATTAGTTGAAGagtggaagaagaaggcacAGCTGTTGGAGTTCCAGTTGGATGAAGCAGATCAGTCTATCATTCTGAAGGGCAAGTCTTTAGATTCAGTGATGGAAGAATTAGATGAAACCAGCACTTTGCTTCAAAATAAAGAGTCTGAAGCTGCTGTACTTCAGGACAATGTCAGGTCCTTGGAGGAAGAGGTGGCTAGACTGAAGGAAGATATTGACTTGTCAAGTGAACGTCTTGATGCTGCAGAGAAAGAAGCAGCTGACTTAAGTGCGGAGGTTGAAGGGCTTAGGTTGAAGCTCCAGGCAGTAGAGGAGGAGAAAATGGAGGCACTGAACAATGATGAGCTTGCAAGTTCAGAAATTGCCACGCTAACTGAGCAGAAGAACGAACTGGCCAAGGAACTAGAAGCAAGCAAAGATGAAGTTGAGAAGGTTAAGAAGGCAATGGAGGGTCTGGCCTCTGCCTTGCACGAAATGTCAGCTGAATCGAGGGAGGCACAGGAGAAATACCTCATTAAACAAGAAGAGATTGAGCGTGCTCGGGCACAGGTAGATGAGCTTAACATGAGTCTGCAGAATGCCAAGGAGAGCTATGAGGTGATGCTTGATGAAGTAAACTACGAGAAAGTTTGCCTCAAGAAGTCTGTTGAAAGAATGGAAGCAGAAGCTAAGAATGTGTCTGATGAATGGCAGTCGAAAGAACAAAGTTTTGTCAACTCTATTAGGAAGTCGGAAGAAGAAGTCGTCGCCATCAAAGCTCAAATGGATAAGTACTTGGCCGTAGTGAATGAAAAAGAAACCGAAAATGCTGAGCTACTGGAGAAGATGAATCATCTTGAGGCTCAGCTAATGGAAGCTAACAAAACCAGTGAGGAAGCCAAGGCTGAGACCTCCCAGTGGAAGGATAAACTATTagacaaagaaaatgaattaCAGAACATAAAACAGGAGAATGAGGACTTGCAGGCAAAGGAATCAGCTGCTTTTGAGAAGATAAAAGAGCTCTCATCTCTAGTGCCAAATGCAAAAGACGGAGCAAGAAATGGTAGTAACAAGGAAGATGATAATGACAATGGAGGTTGTGAGGATGACGAACCAGTCGTGGTGGTTGCCAAGATGTGGGAGAACAGCAAGGTTACCGACTATGACTCAtccaaggagaaggagaatgATGGTGAGTCGGAAGTCGATTTGGAGTCCAACAAGGGAGAGACTACTCTCGATAGCAACGGGTTACAGTCAACAAAGATAAACAATGGCAGTACATCCCCAACCAAACAGcagcaaaagaagaagcctTTGCTGAAGAAATTTGGTGGTTTACTGAAGAAAAGAAGCCAAACTTAG
- the LOC100830278 gene encoding uncharacterized protein LOC100830278 isoform X2, with protein MLSLLRRRAASSPEASLRQFQCAYHRSSERLLPCRDQEVSYGLNWAIAARGVVVKDKVFYNLETSELQKGGATYAEHLSGIPLHVKGNVISGVPNITGAQFAKLLKQVTFHLSSVSSIYVQDGAIGSSADCDAKVRVISDNPSAIMLLSNVLWKIPDRAISHDTCPLTIYVASSISTNVRNSLDSGTQYANGFAAADIERSSLILCGKAFADSTMLKDALTALTVPILSARRGLPVPGCTDALPLVSKLSPGQAAYHFLAGYQDGKFVPAYNRGPSPVDPLALANALFLHLKEDSTPTYLINVKNSGMEIGGKDFMKLIQQALSNNMPDSKPEDSRVAELKGKYRSFLSGKFGKYLPEEFSF; from the exons ATGCTGagccttctccgccgccgcgccgcatCCTCGCCGGAGGCGAGCCTCCGACAG TTTCAGTGCGCTTACCATCGAAGCAGTGAGAGATTATTACCTTGCAGAG ACCAAGAAGTTTCATATGGTCTTAATTGGGCTATTGCTGCGAGAGGTGTTGTCGTAAAAGATAAGGTCTTCTATAACTTGGAGACATCAGAGCTTCAGAAAGGTGGTGCTACATATGCAG AGCATCTGTCTGGCATTCCACTCCATGTTAAAGGAAATGTCATCAGCGGGGTCCCTAATATTACAGGAGCTCAATTTGCAAAACTTCTGAAACAG GTGACCTTTCACCTTTCGTCCGTCTCAAGTATTTATGTCCAAGATGGTGCCATTGGTTCATCTGCGGATTGTGATGCAAAAGTCCGTGTTATTAGTGATAACCCATCTGCTATAATGTTACTGTCCAATGTCCTCTGGAAAATACCAGATCGTGCGATTTCCCATGACACATGCCCTTTGACTATATATGTTGCCAGTTCGATAAG TACTAACGTCAGGAATTCTCTGGATTCTGGGACACAATATGCTAATGGATTTGCAGCAGCAGACATAGAACGCTCATCACTTATCCTATGTGGTAAAGCATTTGCTGATTCCACTATGTTGAAAGACGCTCTTACTGCTTTGACTGTCCCTATATTGTCTGCAAGACGAGGCCTCCCTGTACCTGGCTG CACCGATGCCTTACCATTAGTATCAAAGCTCTCTCCAGGTCAGGCAGCTTACCATTTCTTAGCAGGATATCAGGATGGCAAATTTGTCCCAGCTTACAACAGGGGCCCTTCTCCTGTTGACCCGCTTGCCCTCGCAAATGCCTTATTTTTGCAT TTGAAAGAAGATAGCACACCAACTTATCTTATCAATGTCAAGAACTCTGGAATGGAAATTGGTG GCAAGGACTTCATGAAACTAATACAGCAGGCACTATCTAACAATATGCCAGACAGCAAACCTGAAGATTCTAGAG TGGCTGAACTTAAGGGGAAGTACAGGAGCTTTTTATCGGGCAAGTTCGGCAAATATTTACCTGAAGAATTCTCTTTCTGA
- the LOC100830278 gene encoding uncharacterized protein LOC100830278 isoform X1, producing the protein MLSLLRRRAASSPEASLRQFQCAYHRSSERLLPCRDQEVSYGLNWAIAARGVVVKDKVFYNLETSELQKGGATYAEHLSGIPLHVKGNVISGVPNITGAQFAKLLKQVTFHLSSVSSIYVQDGAIGSSADCDAKVRVISDNPSAIMLLSNVLWKIPDRAISHDTCPLTIYVASSISTNVRNSLDSGTQYANGFAAADIERSSLILCGKAFADSTMLKDALTALTVPILSARRGLPVPGWLLSFGGSVIMLFAPVELIKSCSEIQDVLVSTESGVVMFSKQCTVLFPTKSRAPKLFSKPARVIVASSDSTDALPLVSKLSPGQAAYHFLAGYQDGKFVPAYNRGPSPVDPLALANALFLHLKEDSTPTYLINVKNSGMEIGGKDFMKLIQQALSNNMPDSKPEDSRVAELKGKYRSFLSGKFGKYLPEEFSF; encoded by the exons ATGCTGagccttctccgccgccgcgccgcatCCTCGCCGGAGGCGAGCCTCCGACAG TTTCAGTGCGCTTACCATCGAAGCAGTGAGAGATTATTACCTTGCAGAG ACCAAGAAGTTTCATATGGTCTTAATTGGGCTATTGCTGCGAGAGGTGTTGTCGTAAAAGATAAGGTCTTCTATAACTTGGAGACATCAGAGCTTCAGAAAGGTGGTGCTACATATGCAG AGCATCTGTCTGGCATTCCACTCCATGTTAAAGGAAATGTCATCAGCGGGGTCCCTAATATTACAGGAGCTCAATTTGCAAAACTTCTGAAACAG GTGACCTTTCACCTTTCGTCCGTCTCAAGTATTTATGTCCAAGATGGTGCCATTGGTTCATCTGCGGATTGTGATGCAAAAGTCCGTGTTATTAGTGATAACCCATCTGCTATAATGTTACTGTCCAATGTCCTCTGGAAAATACCAGATCGTGCGATTTCCCATGACACATGCCCTTTGACTATATATGTTGCCAGTTCGATAAG TACTAACGTCAGGAATTCTCTGGATTCTGGGACACAATATGCTAATGGATTTGCAGCAGCAGACATAGAACGCTCATCACTTATCCTATGTGGTAAAGCATTTGCTGATTCCACTATGTTGAAAGACGCTCTTACTGCTTTGACTGTCCCTATATTGTCTGCAAGACGAGGCCTCCCTGTACCTGGCTG GCTTCTGTCTTTTGGCGGTTCTGTTATAATGTTGTTTGCTCCAGTGGAGCTCATCAAGTCCTGCTCTGAAATTCAGGACGTTCTTGTGTCCACTGAGAGCGGTGTAGTTATGTTTTCTAAACAATGTACTGTGCTTTTCCCAACAAAGTCAAGAGCACCAAAATTGTTTAGCAAACCAGCTAGAGTGATTGTTGCATCATCTGATAG CACCGATGCCTTACCATTAGTATCAAAGCTCTCTCCAGGTCAGGCAGCTTACCATTTCTTAGCAGGATATCAGGATGGCAAATTTGTCCCAGCTTACAACAGGGGCCCTTCTCCTGTTGACCCGCTTGCCCTCGCAAATGCCTTATTTTTGCAT TTGAAAGAAGATAGCACACCAACTTATCTTATCAATGTCAAGAACTCTGGAATGGAAATTGGTG GCAAGGACTTCATGAAACTAATACAGCAGGCACTATCTAACAATATGCCAGACAGCAAACCTGAAGATTCTAGAG TGGCTGAACTTAAGGGGAAGTACAGGAGCTTTTTATCGGGCAAGTTCGGCAAATATTTACCTGAAGAATTCTCTTTCTGA
- the LOC100841094 gene encoding uncharacterized membrane protein At4g09580 has protein sequence MGREDKFPVWEASLGAGVAAVFAAGLVGVYLSMPDSDYSFLKLPRNLEELQILTGHLENYTSDYTVQVLVGYCAVYIFMQTFMIPGTIFMSLLAGALFGQLRGVALVVFAASAGASSCYFLSKLIGKPLVFSLWPDKLTFFQKQVSKRREKLLNYILFLRVTPTLPNTFINLASPIVDVPYHTFLLGTLIGLIPAAYVTVRAGIALGELTSLSDLYDTQSMALLFLIGVVSVTPALLGKDEAPEKTPEIAVGTS, from the exons atggggagggaggaTAAGTTCCCGGTCTGGGAGGCCTCGCTGGGCGCCGGagtcgccgccgtcttcgccgcCGGGCTCGTCGGAGTCTACCTCTCCATGCCGGACTCCGACTACAGCTTCCTCAAGTTGCCCCGCAACCTCGAGGAACTCCAAATCCTCAC TGGCCACCTCGAGAATTATACCAGTGACTACACCGTACAGGTGTTGGTGGGTTACTGTGCTGTGTACATTTTCATGCAGACTTTCATGATCCCAGGGACTATATTCATGTCATTGCTTGCTGGTGCTCTATTCGGGCAACTCCGGGGCGTGGCTCTGGTTGTCTTTGCTGCCTCTGCTGGTGCTTCTTCGTGCTATTTCCTGTCGAAGCTAATTGGAAAGCCGCTTGTGTTCTCACTGTGGCCAGACAAGCTCACATTTTTCCAGAAGCAG GTTtctaaaagaagagaaaagctGTTGAATTACATTCTTTTCCTGAGGGTCACCCCAACATTGCCGAATACCTTCATCAACTTAGCTTCGCCCATAGTTGACGTGCCCTACCATACCTTCTTATTGGGAACTCTAATCGGTCTCATCCCAGCTGCCTATGTGACCGTGAGG GCTGGGATTGCTCTAGGAGAGCTAACATCGCTCAGTGACCTTTATGACACCCAGTCAATGGCGCTGCTGTTCTTGATCGGTGTTGTCTCAGTCACACCAGCATTGTTGGGCAAGGACGAGGCGCCAGAGAAAACACCAGAAATTGCAGTAGGCACTTCATGA
- the LOC100823842 gene encoding transducin beta-like protein 3, whose amino-acid sequence MASSQGPKKNYRCDRSLQQFYTGGPFAVGSAAPGGEGDAEAFLACACGSELRVVSAADASAIGEPIDGDSEAVTGLALSPDSRLLFAAGHSRLIRVWDLASRTCIRSWKGHDGPVMAMACHASGGLLATAGADKKVCVWDVDGGFCTHFFRGHTGVVTTIMFHKDPKRLLLFSGSDDGTVRVWNLESKKCVAVLKAHFSTVTSLALSEDGQTLLSAGRDKVVNVWDVRKYSSKKTIPTYEMIEAVSFIGPGSGFLACLGVEPANLKKRTDSYFLTVGERGVVRIWCLESTVCVYEQQSSDVTINSENEESRRGFTATIMLPDDRGLLCVTADQQFLFYCCTRTDEGAFQLNLYKRLIGYNDEILDLKFVGEEEQYLAVATNLEQVRVHDVASMSCSYVLAGHTEIVVCLDTCVSASGKTLVVTGSKDNTVRLWDMEKRSCIGTGKGHLGAIGCVAFSKKSKNFFVSGSSDRTIKVWSWDDTLIDADGEVSLKAKAGVAAHDKDINSLSVSPNDGLVCSGSEDRTACIWKLPNLVSSVVLKGHKRGIWSVEFSPVEQCVITSSGDRTVKIWHVTDGSCLKTFEGHTSSVLKASFLSRGTQFVSCGSDGLVKLWTIKTSECIATYDKHDGKVWALAVGRKTEMLATGGTDSDLNLWHDCTTEDKQEDFRKKEEEALRGQELDNAVSDSDYKRAIQLAFELRRPRRLLELFSQLCRKDDPEDPIEKALVGLPKEGLRLLLEYIREWNTKPKFCHVAQFVLFRVLKSFPPTDILEIKGISELLEGLIPYSQRHFSRVDRLVRSTFLLDYTLTRMSVVDPDVDTATTRDVTNSSVVENGEIVLAEPDLGVSQESPEKPGKKRKSSKSSKKVSKKVKASSNGDSKTISVEA is encoded by the exons ATGGCTTCTTCGCAGGGGCCTAAGAAGAATTACCGCTGTGACCGGTCGTTGCAGCAGTTCTACACCGGCGGCCCGTTCGCCGTCGGGAGCGCTGCCCCTGGCGGCGAAGGCGACGCCGAGGCGTTCCTCGCGTGCGCCTGCGGCAGCGAGCTGCGTGTGGTGTCCGCCGCCGATGCCTCCGCCATAGGGGAACCGATCGACGGGGACTCCGAGGCCGTCACGGGGCTCGCGCTGTCCCCAGActcccgcctcctcttcgccgCTGGGCACAGTAGGCTTATTAGGGTCTGGGACCTCGCGTCCCGCACTTGCATCCGCAGCTGGAAG GGACATGATGGTCCTGTTATGGCCATGGCATGCCATGCTTCTGGTGGTTTGCTTGCAACTGCTGGAGCAGACAAGAAAGTGTGCGTGTGGGATGTAGATGGTGGATTTTGCACGCATTTCTTTAGAGGTCACACAGGTGTTGTGACAACCATTATGTTCCACAAAGATCCAAAGCGTCTTCTG TTATTTTCAGGAAGTGATGACGGCACTGTACGAGTCTGGAACCTTGAAAGCAAAAAATGTGTTGCTGTGCTTAAAGCGCATTTTTCTACAGTGACTTCATTGGCATTATCAGAAGATGGGCAAACATTGCTCAGTGCTGGGAGGGATAAG GTTGTGAATGTGTGGGATGTTCGGAAGTACAGTTCAAAGAAGACAATACCAACATATGAAATGATAGAAGCTGTTTCCTTCATTGGACCAGGAAGTGGCTTCTTGGCTTGTTTGGGTGTTGAACCGGCAAATTTGAAGAAAAGAACAGATTCTTATTTTCTTACAGTTGGTGAACGTGGGGTCGTGCGCATCTGGTGCTTGGAAAG CACTGTTTGCGTATATGAGCAGCAATCATCCGATGTAACCATAAACTCAGAGAACGAGGAGTCTAGAAGGGGCTTTACCGCTACTATTATGTTGCCAGATGATCGTGGGTTGCTATGTGTAACCGCTGATCAACAATTTTTGTTCTATTGTTGCACGAGAACTGATGAAGGGGCCTTCCAGTTGAACCTATATAAACGACTAATAGGCTATAACGATGAGATTCTTGATTTGAAGTTTGTTGGGGAAGAGGAGCAATATCTTGCCGTAGCTACGAACTTGGAGCAG GTCCGTGTTCATGACGTTGCATCAATGTCATGTTCTTATGTGCTGGCTGGCCACACTGAAATTGTTGTTTGCCTTGACACTTGCGTTTCTGCTTCTGGAAAGACACTCGTTGTAACTGGAAGCAAAGATAATACT GTGAGGTTGTGGGATATGGAAAAGAGAAGCTGTATTGGTACTGGTAAAGGCCATCTAGGAGCTATTGGTTGTGTtgctttctcaaaaaaatcgAAGAACTTTTTTGTTAGTGGCAGCAG TGACCGGACCATCAAGGTATGGAGCTGGGATGATACTCTCATTGATGCTGATGGTGAAGTATCTCTCAAAGCTAAGGCTGGTGTAGCTGCACATGATAAAGACATTAATTCTCTGTCTGTCTCTCCTAATGATGGCCTTGTTTGCAGTGGTTCTGAG GACCGAACTGCATGTATATGGAAACTCCCTAACCTAGTGTCCTCTGTTGTCCTTAAAGGGCATAAAAGGGGCATTTGGTCAGTTGAGTTTTCTCCTGTCGAGCAATGTGTCATAACATCATCTGGTGACAGAACGGTCAAAATATGGCACGTTACTGATGGCTCATGCTTGAAGACATTTGAGGGTCATACATCAAGTGTTTTGAAGGCTTCTTTCCTTTCACGTGGAACTCAGTTTGTTTCTTGTG GAAGTGATGGCCTAGTTAAACTATGGACGATAAAAACAAGTGAATGCATTGCTACTTATGACAAGCATGATGGGAAG GTTTGGGCATTGGCTGTTGGCAGGAAAACTGAAATGCTTGCTACTGGAGGAACTGATTCTGATCTAAATCTTTGGCATGATTGCACGACGGAAGATAAGCAGGAAGATTTCCGTAAAAAG gaggaggaagcttTGAGAGGCCAGGAATTGGATAATGCTGTGTCAGATTCTGACTACAAAAGGGCGATACAACTTGCATTTGAGCTTAGAAGACCACGCAGGCTTCTTGAGTTATTTTCACAGCTTTGCAG GAAAGATGATCCAGAGGACCCTATAGAAAAGGCCCTTGTTGGTCTCCCAAAGGAGGGGCTTCGCTTGCTTCTTGAGTACATTCGGGAATGGAATACAAAGCCCAAGTTTTGTCATGTTGCGCAGTTTGTGCTTTTCCGGGTGTTGAAGAGCTTTCCTCCCACTGATATCTTGGAG ATAAAAGGCATCAGTGAGCTCCTTGAAGGCCTCATTCCATATTCGCAGAGGCACTTCAGCAGAGTTGATAGACTAGTGCGCAGCACATTTTTGTTGGACTACACCTTGACCCGGATGTCTGTTGTAGACCCAGATGTTGATACGGCCACAACCAGAGATGTTACAAACAGCTCAGTAGTGGAGAATGGTGAAATTGTGCTGGCGGAGCCGGATTTAGGGGTATCACAGGAGAGCCCAGAAAAGCCaggcaagaaaagaaaatctagcAAATCAAGCAAGAAAGTTAGTAAGAAGGTGAAGGCCTCTTCAAATGGGGACAGTAAGACTATTTCAGTTGAGGCTTAA